From the Rutidosis leptorrhynchoides isolate AG116_Rl617_1_P2 unplaced genomic scaffold, CSIRO_AGI_Rlap_v1 contig139, whole genome shotgun sequence genome, the window CTGGAGATGAAACCAGGGACTTAATTGTGCCTGATACAAAATATGCGGGCCTTATGGAAGTCACTGAAAAAGAGTCTGATAGAGCAAGATCAGGAAGTGGAGGATCTTGATGGAAAACGGGGAAATCCTGTGGACCTAAACAAAGAAATTTACGGATCGGCTCGAGGCAACTCGAACCAAAAAACATGAAATTGACGGAAAAGATGAAACGTGATTGATTCGATCTTCAAAATTGACCCATTCGGAAAAACAAGTAATTGACGGAAGGACTCAAGGAAACTTGAACCTATCAAAAGAAATTGACGGAAGTGAGCAAATTGGCAACGGAAAAGTGACAAATTTGTCTCTTAAAATTGGTCCAACGGGAAATTAATGGACGGATGGGTTCAAAATCAATTGAACCGAGCCAATGAATTTGACGGAATGAAGCAAGCAATTGGCGGAAACGCTGTTTGCTTGTTTCAAAACGCGTTTAACGGGAACAGAAAATCCCAAATCTCAATAGAATTAGGGATTTTACTGAAAGGAATTGACGGAAATGACCTTCACCAGTATACCCAATTTTGAAAGAATTAGGGTTCTGGGAAATGAAGAACTCAGCACAACTCAGTATGGACCTCATTGATCGTGAAAACAGTTTTTCAAGCTACAGTAATATAGGGCTTTTGATCGCACTAGTCAGGCGCTTCCATAACGGCGTTCAATTTGGTATGTTTTACTTTTTGGTTTCTAGGGCTTATCAGCTCTCTCTTAGAATTAGGCGTTTTAGATTCTGAATTACTATGATCAAATTGATAGTGTAATATTGTTAGTCGATGGATAAGGAACGTAATGTGTGATCTTGTCAAGTGTGACATATCGACTCGTGATATTGCACACTTGATTCAATATATATGTTTATCATGGCAATCCTCTGTGCTGTGAAAACTTGTTAGAATTCAATTAGTTTCTGAGAATATTCAGAAGAGTAATGGCTATGAAGGAATGAAGATTTCCGTTCTAAATCAATGAGAAGGAGTGAGTCACAAGGTTTCTTGTTCAACAAGCTTCACTCATCTGTGCCTACTAAGTGTTCGACAAAAGGTATTCGGTTGCTGGAATTCAAATACTGTTTTTCTCTACTCAGCACATTCAAGTGCAGACCTAAGAAGATGTGTTCCTCTCGGCAAAAAGGGAAAGTGACTTATTTTAACCGTTCACTACTTGCTTTAATTATCCAGACTGGATCAAAACACAAGTAGGACCTGAAATCTACTTTTTACCAAAACTGGCAGTTTGCTATTTTGGTCTGTTCTGTATTTGCTTTTTGGTCGAGCCATTGGTTGCTCTTGGTTAGGAAAAAGCATTAATAGGGACAGATGGAATTCGCTGATTAGTTTAGATGAGTAGGGTtttggaaacttctcttgcattaaACTCTCATTGTGAGATTGAAAAATTATGAAGGAATAGAGACGGCAATATTAAGATCTACTTTTCTTCTTGCTGTTTAAGTTTCTACCATTTTCATACTAAAAGCTTAGATTATTTAGGTAATATCAGTGATTAAGCATTCAAACCGAAAGGAATCTGCAATCATAAGAGTTCAAATTGCTTAATAGTTGATAGATACTAATATAATCTCTTCTCTGTCCATTTAACATTAACAACTttcttatatatatgtgtatatatatatatatatataaacttcacTATTGCTGCAACTATCTCAGTCTCGGCTTGCAAAGTTTGCTCCTATAACTTTATCTTTGCTGCTCAGACAAGGTTGAATCTGCAGTTTATCTCATTGCAACAGATTCTAGCTGAGGAGAGGTATATATACCaatttatactatatatatatttttgtgttcCCCTTCATTTTACCTCACTGATTTTGAATGCATCTTTATTGCAAGTGGAAGAGTTTGAAAACAAGACTCACTGATAAGTTCATGTTTGAATTGCGCTTTTGTTCTGGTCTGAGCTGAAATCATAAACTAGTTGATCTTTTGTTCTGGTCTGAGCTGATATCATAAACTAATTTTCCTCTCACTTTTTAAGGAGATTAGAATTTCACTTCAAGATGATTTGGTCTTTTAATTTGCAGGTATCTGTTCTCGGAACCTCGGGACTCTCTGGATCGTATGTGGAGCAAAGAGCTTAGCATGATTAATTGGGAATGGTTCATGCCTAGTTTTGCATGGCTTGTGAAATCTTTGTTAGTTAGATAGTTGGGGATGTGAATACCTCCAAAAAGTTTGGTGGTGATTGGCTTTTCAATAAAAAGCTTATGTATAGATGGTTCTTATCTTCATGCTACGAGTTTTCACAATTTGCTCTTTTTTCTTTGTGGGCCACCTTTGTTTTATACTTTGATGCCATGTTATTCGATGATCATAGATTCTAAGGAGTTTACGACGAACGCAGCTGTTTTTCTAGTTTATGATTTGGAAGTTTTAGTGAAAAAGCTTTAATCACATATATTGAGCTCAAAACTCTTGCAACATTAATAACATATGATGTTGAAGGAATGGTATATAAGATTATAACAGGCTGAAAATAGTGACAACACTTGAGCCATTTGCGTCAACTACAGACGATAAGTCGATAACTAACTAGTTATCTGATTGGATATTCAACCTGGAGTTCTTGAGTTCAAATTTCCGGTTCAACAAGTTCTAAGAATAGTTGACAAAAGCAGAAACATGGCAAATGCATTCATTTTAAGAGATTGTGACAAAACATTTACTTACTAACTGACAATTATAGTTTTgagttaaaaaaaatgaaaaaaagcaAGGCAAGCACCACTTACCAACGCACGCACCCAACAAAACCTGACTTAAACAAACACACACGATTTGCCATGCTTACCATAAACACACCTAACAACAAACACACACGATTTTAGTAACTATATAAATAGAGTTTGAGTTGAAACGAATTTGAACCAAATATATGTTTTCCTTTTTTTTCGTTCTAAATGGAAGATTCACCGTAAATAGAAAATGTATTCTAGCTTAAAAGTAAATGGAAGATTCACTGTAAATAGAAAATGTATTCTAGGTTAAAAGTTGCTCCTGCCAAACTCATTATTAGAAAGCTATCAGGTGTAATTTGTGGAGTACTAGTACATTTGATGGTATGTTAATAATGAGTTTAGCGGAGCTATTTTCAAGTTAGTCGGTTTTGGAGCAATTGATATAACTTTGTACGAGGCACCGAATTTCACAATTAATAAAATATACTGTTATGGTGAAACACCGCACGTTTCACCATAATTGTATACTTTATCAATTGTCATGTCAAGAGAAATGTCCCCTGCTTCTTTTTCACCTTATTTGCCATCATACTGATTGCTATATCACAAGCCAAGTCCAAAACAAACATTAATTTAAAGAATTCTCTTCGCTTAAACATTAACTAAACGAAGTAATTTATTGACTCATTATATGGGGACAGGAAAAATGTTTGGAGCAGCAGTTTGGAGTTGGGACGGCATCTGCTGTATTTCCTATGCTTTTCCTTCTCACCGGAGATTATAATTACGTCCATGTATTTATATTTCAAATTTATTACACTTTTCCATTTTAATGTTATATAAGTATATGGCACGTTTTTCCTTTCCTTTTTTTTAGCAGCAAATAAATACCACAATTTATGGAGTGAGATCGTATAATGAATGTTAAAAAGCCACGGAGGATGATAATTCTCATTGTCATTCTCATAGAAAAAATACAAATGCTATTTTGTACATCTACATGAAAGTCTCTTGCCACACAAAAGGAGctgttttttatttctttttactaTTGTTTCCAACAGCCACAAATTAACATTTCAGAGAAAAGTAAGCATCTCCTCAACAGAAGCTTACAACTACATTCACATTTCTTTCTATATATACTGTATTTCATATGCTTTTTGAAGGACTAAAATGTTTTGCGTTTTAATACGTCAATTGATGCATGAATTTTTTTCTCAAGGCTAGTTCTGAAATTTATAACTTAATTTGTTCTCTACTTTTCACATTTCTATATCTTGTACGCTATGGAAAGGTGAAAAAAACCCTATTTAGGGAGTGAAATAGAAAATTTGAGATCCGACGTGAACAATCAGTTGAAGGAGTGGGAGAGCCTTTCCAAAATATTCTCTTAGTAAAGTGAACTCACTCTAACGGCGTACCTTTTGCATGATGGGTCAGCGAGGAAATGGGAAGAGCGGCTTAAGCCATTAGGTGTAGGCGCTTTCCAGAGGTGGAATCTTCTAGTTCTTCCTATTTGACCCGAAACCGATCCAGTCGTGGACTAAACTGATGGCTTGTTTTTAACAAAATATATGAACGTGGCTTGCCAGATAATTAATTGAGAAtcctaataataatttaattaattaaatgaatGTAACACTATTCACATGTAATTTTTAGCATCAACGCGCGCCTTTCCATTAGCTTAGATAATACTAGGGTTCTTTTTTAAATAACTCAGCAACTCGCTCAAAAATTCGGAAGAAATCTCAGCAAGCCTACAACTCTCTAAAATACCTCGACAAGTCTACAACACGCTAAAAAAGTTATGGTAAATCTCAACAAGCCTACGACGCGCTAAGATAACTCAACAAATCGCTGCAAAAAAACTCGGAAGAAATCTCAACAAGCCTACAACTCGTTAATACAACTCAACAAGTCTACAACTCGCTTTAACAATTATGAAAAAAACTCAACAAGCCTGCAACTCGCTAGAATAAATCAACAAGTCTATAACTCGCTAAAACAGTTCTTTAAAAGTTCTCAACAAGCCTACAACTCTCTAAAATAACTCAACAAATCTACAACATGTAGTAGGACATGAGGAAGATGCTAATTGGAACACTTGTAATCCAGAGATTCCTCTATGTTGTGCTTGACGACCAACAAAAGCTCAATATAAAAATTTATTGTAGTTGTAGTAGGTGCAGATGTAAAAAACTTGAATGAGAACAATGGAAATCCAAGAAGAACCAGtgataaaaaaaatgtatttttactaaaaccCACCAATATAGCAATTACTTCCATTGATGAACAAGTGAAGATTTCTCACTCACAGCCATTTGAGACTGAAAAATGGAATCCTACAAAGGTATCTTCATAGTTCATCCTCCTCTGATCATGTGACAGCCCGCATTGTAAAAGCTACGTGGGAGTTGATGTGCTATACTAAATGATTTGTACTATTCATACCAACAAGTTGCAGCTTTTTTTCGGTAGCTCATCGATAGAAACTCCACGGTTAAGCGTGCTCAATCTGGAGTAGTCGATGATGGGTGACCTTTGGGAAGTTTCGGAAAATTTCTCGAAATTTCCCAAGAGCGTGCGAGTGAGGACAAAGCATGCTGGAAAGACGTGTGTTCTTCTGTGAAGACAATCTTATCGATTTTGTGGTGACGTCGTGCCACCGGTGCTCGTGTCCGGTAAGAATGGCCACCACACCGGAAGGAGCCGGGTCGTTACAGATCACAATCTTCAGCCTATCGATTCAACGCCGAAAGCCAAAGATGGTATCGATCTAATCTAAAAGTTGTGCTCCAAATTCTCAGAAGCGGCATTCCCacatttttcttttatatttagcaGTTTTAATTGGTAATATGAATTTGACTTAGGGCTGGCTTTCAGCCAAGTATTGCTTCATGATCAGATGACTGTTAATATATAGTCATGTTGGAATTTTCAGGTAAACACTCTCTTATATACTTTAATAATTATGCAAAAGGATTATCATCATTCATGTCGGGTAAACAGCTTTTAAACTTGCTTCTCATACTTGCACACATGGATGTTAATCCCAAGTCTCTGTTGACCTATCGATTTTCTTGGCGATCGGATTCATATTTTGATCTTTTAGTTACTAACGAAGATATGTTTTCAATTAATTTAACTTAAGATAGCTTTTATGTGGAATTTGATTAACTTTTGTAAAGCAGACTGGTTTGATGAATTAGGAAGCTCGGATAGTTTCTTCGAAGCTGTAATAGAGTTGGGAAGGATGGATTCGAAGTACTCCCCATCATATTTAGTATTACTACTACATCCTAGTTAAATTAATGTCATgtactttaaataataataataataatgtcgcgTTAATCAAATTTTGGCTACATACGAAAGAaacaaattctttttttttttttcataataagAAACAAATTCTTGTATCTGTTTTTTGTTTTGTTTAGATACATAACTTTTAAGTAGTTTGAATCAATGAACGGAAAGTTTTGTTCTCGACTAGTTTAGTTGCACGATAAACACTATTACAAAACTATCAATTTCCTTTTCTTCTACTGTCTAGTTAATTTCGCATAAACAAATACTCTAGTCTACTTCAAGTGTCTCATAATAAAATTTGTTTTGGTCCACTTCAAGTGTCGTTTTATAAAATTCATGAAGATTTGAGCTATTTTTTTTAGAATTATCCTTGCATTTATTTCAATTAGTGTTCAATTTTGAATAAACATTTATGATTTCCGAATAATAAATGATGGGCATACAAGTATTTTTTTCTATCATTAGTAATTTTCTTAAGATTTGCAATTTTTATTACGAGATACTTGAAGTGGACGAGAAggaatagttttttttttaattttcttatttctttgcAACGGAACTTTCTGTTGCAGGCTTATTTGAGATGGAATATTCAAATGGAAATTGAGACATACATGTCAGAGTATTTGAGACGAAGACATGTTGAGACTTCCAACTCGAGTTATCTTTTGTTCGTGTTGGAATGATGTTTTGAATTTGAGAGGAAGAAGAATAAGTGAAGAAGACAGAATGGCAAAGTCAGTTTGAATTTGTGCTTCTCGTTAAAAATAATTTTCCCTTAAAAACAATTGTATTTTGAGGCTATTTTGTGTAAATTGGGCTTTTGGCCCAACGCTCTTGTTTTGGTTCAATTGAATCAATTCCTTCTCCATACATATCAACAGAACTTCCTTACACAACACTCCACCAAAATCAACATGCTCGTAATTTCAAATCAATAACCATGCTAAGCTAATGTCTTTCACCAATCATACCACAATTAACTTACTTTACAGTACAACAACTCTAGATTTATTTCTTTTCAATACTTATATAAATAGATGTCTATTAGGATCGTAATTTATTTCACAAGAAATATAAATCTTTCTATCAATTTTCAATATTAACATGACATAGTATTCAATCGGAAAATATTTGAGATTCAGTCGTAAGTTGAGACATAAATATCCATTACTACTGCGACCGGTTAGTCCTTGGGAAGTACTTCCAACGGAATTTCCAACAAAAAATTCGTTATTTCAATTTTCATGAACATTTGTATATTAAAAATAATCCTTTTCGTAAACAAAGCTGTCATCTTTTTTTGAGCTAATTAAAGTTAGGTCAAGATCACAAGTAAACAGTGGAACATATTAAAACCTTTGAACACAGAAAAAGTATGTTACCTTCTACTAATAAATAAATAACCTAAACTTTACCTACTCCAATCTTTGACTGACTATAAAAGATACAACTCCTTTCAGCACAACAATCACTTCACTGAAAATGGGGATCGGAAAGTTAGTTGGTTATTTTCTCAAAACTACATGTCTTGGGTTTTGGTTCAAAGATAGGAGCCAGAGGAACAAGAAGGGTCCTAAAACATGGCCGCTCCTCGAAGCAGCCATTGAACAGCTTGTGAATTATGACGGAATGCATGATTGACAATGGGAATACAGAGATCGGTCGGAGAGAAGGAGATGCAGAGAGACGGGCGGCCAGAAGTCTCGATTCAATTTTTCAGAAAAACTAGTAAAACTGCAATACCGGGTGTATGAACTAATCTACTTATTCCCATCAGAAAAAATCTATATTTATATAGGCTTTATCTGTCGGGAACAAGTAAAATAGTTCATACATATTGCAAACGAGACAACCTAGAAACATTTGAGAATGTGAGTTATCATCATAAAGAATCAAATTCAATCCAATCCTATCATAGATATACAGAAAGAAAGATGGCATTCTAGAGGTGACCATGGATTGAATGTGGCTTGTTTGAAAACCTAGGATCCCTCCCAACCGAATAAGAAAAATCGAACGAAAAGACTCAGAAATTTATCCCACCACATCAAATGCTAGGAAATGTTTCTTGGCCAAAACACTTCTATAAACCCATCCTCAATATCGCATTACTCGTTTACAGAATTTCATCAAAAGTCTCCCTTTTTGCTCTTGAACATAAATGTCCACAACCAAAATGAATTGGTGGGAACATAAGCATTTAGATTATATAGCGAATTCTAATGACACACGAAACAGACTTGAAATGAGTTTCAGACCAGTATGCGAAATGCAGCAGTTCGGAATGTATCACAGTGAATGGCACCAATGCTGTATACAAGTATATATACATTCCTAAATGAAACTAAAATGAAAAAGTTCAGAATGTATCACTAATCAATAATCATCAGCATTCAGCAGAACCAACTCACACAATAAGTTAGCTAGTAAAAAAGCCAAATACATATTATTGCTGGTGTGGAAAATAATTTGTCAATAAAACCAACTAGGAGTAATAATGTACAACCAACCCTATCATATCAAACTAATTTCGCAACACAATAATTCAAATCTCTGTACAGCAAACTAACCTAATGCATGACAGAATCAAAATTGGCCAAAACCCAGAGAAGGCAATTCATAATAAAGCGAAAAAACTAATACCCATCTGTTGAGTTTGACGATTTTTGGAGTTGCTTTGAGGTTAAGGAGATTAAAGACTGAAGCTTGGCAACGGCGGAGGTCTTATCAGGCGGACATTTGGAGAGAGAGATATTCAAAGAGTGAAGAGCTTCATCGAGTTTTCCGGCAGCCAAAGCGGCACAACCAGCTCTATAAGCTTCATCGGCCATTCTAACATCAGATTCAGAGGAGCTATTATTAGACGACGATGATGACGTGTTCTCGAGCAGGGAGGTGGCGCGTGCGTATTCAAGATTGGAGATCTTGGCGTCGATCTCCGCCAATAGAGCTTCTGGTGACGATGATGATGGGATGGGCTTCATAGTGTCAAGAATGTTCCAGTGATGACGACGGGTTGCTTCATTAGAACCAGAAGAGCCCATCTTTTGTTGACTTTGAGACCGAATGAGAGAATTCCATTTTTACGATATCATATCATATACCCTGCCTGAGTGAGAACGGTTTGGTTTGGTTTGGTCCGATTTGGATACTAGACCAAACCAAACCACATTTAAAATGGTTTGAGGTTTTCCAAATGAAACTGACCTTTTTTTTCTCTTCAAACCAAACCAATATGTAGTAATTGATTAAACCAAATATAGAATTCAATTAATGGTCATAATCGATTCAGTTTGGTTCGATCTCTTTCGAAAACTAGTTCGCTTGTTTCTCTTGGCCCGTCGTCGGATGTATCCGCAATTATTGGAGATTTTACCGTCAAATATGGACGATATTTTATGATATATGATTACTCTAATATAGAGATAAACATATACAAATGGAAGATGCACTAACGACGTCCActaacataaaagttaaataatttcACATCTGTTTGTTCGTTTCAATAATGTCAACTTAAACAattcatacaaaaaaaaaaatgtcaACTTATACAAGTACCAGAAAATTTTGTTTTTATCAAAAGAACCAAACAAGTAAAAGGTTAAACAATTTCACAATACAAAAATATGATAATTTAAACACAACAAATTAGTGGTCAATTTGAGTTgtgattaaattaaattaaattaaagtaaagtaaaatttCAAACTTGATTACTTTGTTGCTTTACTTAAACACGCATCGACATTCTCCTCACTAATAATGCAAAATTGTCTCTTTGACTTTGACAACTTTCTATATAATCCAAACTCTCTCTACTGGAAATTCATCATCTCTTCTCTCTGTGTGTGTTAGTTTTCGGTTTGACTCGATTTGAAATGGGTTCGACCATGTCTGAAGTAGCTATCGATGTATTCCCATGGGTTCAAGTCTACAAAGACGGAACCATCAACCGCCTCGCCGGAACAGAAACTGCTCCACAAGGGTTGGATCCCGACACCGGAGTTCTGTCCAAGGACGTCGTCATCGTAAAGGAAACTGGTGTCTCCGTCAGATTCTACCGTCCAAATCTGGCCAAATCCGGCGAGAAGCTTCCACTAGTCGTTTACTTCCACGGCGGAGCTTTTCTCATAGCAACAACGGCCGAGCTCAAATATCACACGTGTCTCAACAAACTTGTTTCACAAGCAAACGTCATCGTCGCTTCGGTCAATTACAGATTAGCCCCTGAACATCCACTCCCAGCTGCATTCGAGGATTCGTGGGACGCAGTCCAGTGGATCGCTGATCATAATAAGGAAAGCAGCATGGATGAATCTGAGCCGTGGATTAAAGATTACGTTGACTTTGACCACGTGTTTCTATCCGGTGACAGCGCGGGTGCTACAATAGCCCACTATTTGCTCTGTAAGGATCCGAAATTGAGAATTTCGGGTTGTGTAATGATCCACCCGTATTTTTGGGGCAAGGATCCGATTGGAGCGGAGAAAACGGATCATTTGAGGAGAGCGATGGTAGATAATTGGTGGAATTTTGTGTGTGTTTCCGACAAGGGGAATGAAGACCCGCTTATCAACCCGTTTGCCGATGGAGCTCCGGATATCGAAAAAGGGTTTGGATCGTGTGATAAATTGCTAATTTTCGTGGCTGAGAaagatatattgagagatagaggtATATATTACTATGAGAGATTGTTGGGATGTGAATGGAAAGGGAACATAGAGGTTGTTGAATCTAAAGAAGAAGATCATGTATTTCATATATTTAATCCTGATAGTGTGGAAGCCAACAATCTGATTCAAAAATGGGCTTCCTTCATTAATCAGTAGTAGAAGAAGCTTTTCATTTCATTTCAATAAAGAGTCTAATTATGTCTATGTCAATAAAGAGTTTGATCGTGACTTTTTATTAGACTTGTTTGCATATGAATTGTTTGTTTATTTGAAGATGTGGAAATTTTAGCATTATTGAGCTAATCAAAGTCTACACCAACTTTTAATTCCATTAACCCAATCGATTAATTCTTCCAACATAATATTATTTTAGCAAACATGCATGGGTTTTAGATTAAAGGATAGTCGACCACGACATGCGTCGGACGGTTAAGATTCGAATTAGGATGAGAACATATAAAAAGGAAAAAGATTAAGCCACTGTATTTACTTAAGTATACATACTATAAGTGGCTCTCAGGTTAAACTTTGTCATAAAGAGGTGTCACAATTTATTAAATTCTGGTTTAAATCGAGCTGAtgtggcatgtgatgttgaaattaaagtgcaagaatttGAGAGAAAGTTAGAATTGATTTTTACGAAGGGAGTTATTGTCTATTTACGCACATAACAAATATCTATACTCGATAGAGTTTATAGTAAAgtctaattttaatttttaaatatggtATAAAGAATGTTGCGATATGATAGAGGTCGGATGGAATGAAAACTCATTCCAGTTGTCGTGATTGGCAAGAGAACAAGGACAAGTCTTTTGATAAGTATGGCTGTGAATGTGACTTGACAGAGAATGAGCTGCACAATGAAAATGGACCGAAACTATGTAGAGCCCTAAAATAAGTTACGGCTAAAATCATGTAGAAGCCTAAAGTGTCATACACAAGTAACGAGATTTTGCACAATGGCAGTTGTCTTCATCTTTTCTTCATCCCTTTCGTCTCCAATAATATTACCTGTCATAAACAAATTATAAAGGATTTATAAATTCATTAGTTTTTTGTTTTTCTTATGTTATATGTAACTCATATTCCTAACCTGTCGATGTCATCAAGAAATTCCATTCAATAAGAACAAGATATATAACCATTTTTCAATTAATAAAAAAGCTTATTAGGGCATCCAGTATTCAAATTATATAACCTGCAGCTTCGAAAGCCAagcatatatataagattaatgacTTGATCGGACAATTTCTCAATCCTCGAAAGCCAAGCATATATAAAAGGGATGCCCAAGGTTAGATCGGGTGAGATACAAATATTGGTGATGAGTATCACAAGAGCTAACTTTCAAATAGGGTATATTTCGACATATCTTTCCCGAAATGTACGCTATTTCGGAAATAGCTCCTGTCACACTCATATCAATATCTGTATCGCATCGGATGTAACTAAATATACATTACACAACTACATTAATTCACTCGAGAAGATTAATAGAAAAGAGGGGAGTGTAACTTAGCTCCCTTTCTTGTTTGCATAGGAGAGTTATTCTGATAGAAATATACTTTTTTTACTAGGCATTTTATATATGCAACTAAATATAAATGGCATAAAGACCATACATGTTAACACATTCTCAATCTCTCAAATCAATCAAAATATCCCTAAAATAATTATGAAGATCGCTAAATTACAAGCAAAACACTCAAGAAGTTTGACGGTGCCTCACTTAGGCTGTGCTATACGTTATATATAGCTGGCCATTTATTAAGACATCACGATATTGAGCCCATATCTCTCTCTTTTGCATGACACAACTACCttctatctttatcaatattatcagTTTTTTTTCCCTGGAGTGACTCCCAATATACATGACACAACTACTTTTAGAATATTATATGTGGGTATATATGAAAAATTTCTAACTATCCTTATTAAAATTTAAACAATGATATGATAATGAAATCAAATCAAATCCAAATTGAACCAGTTCAAATAATTTAGACCCAAATAAAGAATGAAATTGATGACaaaaaacagaaaagaaataaaaaGGGTATTGATATAGAGAAAACAATTCCCCTTTCGAGGGGAATCGAGGCGAGGAATTAACTATTAGTTGAGGAGTAGGAGAGTAAGACGTCAACAAATCAGCAAACTACAGCTTACATTCATTCATAATAACAAAACCATTTCTTAAGAAGCCATTAAACAATAAAAATGATTCAGATTCGAGCATAATTGAatacattataaaaataaaataaattaataaaaagcATCGTTCCATTTGAAGAGGACAGCAAAGCAGAGTAACTAGTCTAGAATACAACTGTATCAAGCATAG encodes:
- the LOC139881275 gene encoding probable carboxylesterase 2, which encodes MGSTMSEVAIDVFPWVQVYKDGTINRLAGTETAPQGLDPDTGVLSKDVVIVKETGVSVRFYRPNLAKSGEKLPLVVYFHGGAFLIATTAELKYHTCLNKLVSQANVIVASVNYRLAPEHPLPAAFEDSWDAVQWIADHNKESSMDESEPWIKDYVDFDHVFLSGDSAGATIAHYLLCKDPKLRISGCVMIHPYFWGKDPIGAEKTDHLRRAMVDNWWNFVCVSDKGNEDPLINPFADGAPDIEKGFGSCDKLLIFVAEKDILRDRGIYYYERLLGCEWKGNIEVVESKEEDHVFHIFNPDSVEANNLIQKWASFINQ